The segment aGCCACTGTTGATGGAACAccttgtacatatacatatagtgtatatatatatatatatatatatatatatataaattatcaaattttaattcttaattttttgctgctttttcctttttgtaacattttttttttttttaatataatattatttttatgactatttatgtatttgaatgctacacacgcacacacacacacacacacacacacacacacacacacacacacacacacacacacacacacacacacacacacacacacgcgtgcgcgcgcgtttaAAATCTCACGCCTATcggtttataaaaaaaatatccaagaTGGAGTTAATTTATTCTTAGACTTAATGGACGGGGCAATGCGGGGCGCATGAGTTCTTGAAAGACAAATCTCTTTCCAAGAATAAAAGTTCGACGTATTGTATGTCGTTTCCGCAGTTGCCTCAATTCCACGTTGGTTGTCAGAGGAAGAAGACGGCGAATACGCCTCAGAAGGATGCAGCGGCATGCAGGAGCCGCCGGCGACGCCAGTCGCTCGTGATGAACTAGCTTTAAGGCGGCACAGATTCTTCTCCGATTTGTTACAAGCTGCACAAAATTCGACGGGCCACAGAGTGCGATTCGACCCGCTAGGACCGATGGTGCACACCGGTTAGGGATCGCTTAAATTTCcgtttattatgtatatgcgCGTGGTTCAGGAGTCAAAGTAACCCACTTTGCCTCGCGAGTCACAAATcgctctatatataatatttatttctattagtTTAATTTCTGATACAATTCTAACAGAggattcaaattattaaattaattgttaaaattttattattttattaataataattctgtgaatgtataattttaaatgtatacaatacCCTAAAAGtgatgcaataaatatatatatatatatatacatatatatatatatatatatatatatatatatatatatatatatatatatatatataaagcttaGAAACAAACCAATCGCTAGAATAACATCAAACTTAACTCTTTGTGTTTCTTTCACTACTATCAATTGGATAAGTattgaaatttgattaaaatcttGCTCTTTCTTGGTCAGGTCAGAAACTTTTGAATCTActctcatatacatatacatatatgatgaAACGTAGGAGATTCGatttaaaaacttgaaaatgaTCTGTACGTGACCTTAAAACGACTATCCAAAGTCAAATTATTACCAACATTTATGTTCCCCTTAAACAGATGTAACTTttgtgaaacatttttttctaaaactacGTATATATCGACATATTTGATTGTGAAAAGTAAAATGGCAcaccctgtgtatatatatatatatatatatatatatatatatatatatatatatatatatacacacacgcaatATGCGCGTATAGAGTAACGTCTTTATAATTCAAGTAAAaatgtcttaaaatttttttatcggaccattaattaaaaaaataattttatttaaagaaactaGATTGACTTTCGTacaatcttaatattaatatacaaggttaataaaaatagtcacTTAAGTGCAAATACAACTGACGAGATGACAGTCATATGATATATACGTGACTGTTATTTCATTATCTTCTTTGCATCTCGCTAAACATTACTCTCGATTAgccatcttttattaattgtttgttctttaataatggtttaattaaaaaattaggaatTTTTTGTCTcggattaaaattgattttgctTTTCTACAgttatgtcattttttttaggCACCCTGTGTGTGTAATGTTCcatattttaatgtcaatACAATCCGTACTCTAAACTGTatgtatagtttattttataagtttttaaaatggcAGTGCTACACCCGTAAAGTACACTAAACATGTTGATGGAGTTTAGTGCGTATATTCTTGATAGTATAGCAATAAGAACAGTCACCCGACAAACAAAGAATTCCATATTTGAGTGACTTTAATGTATCATTTGTATTCAATATTTGTCTTGTTCATAAATACtacataaaaagagaaaacaaagagtgaattaatatatcgaCCTGCGTCatgtatgatataatatacctATAGCCATATCACTTCTGAAATTTCTGCATAATGCATATAATGTATCTtcagatatatgtattgtataagaTGACAGAATTTTCTTACATGTATATGTGCTAttactattacaattatattatattataaatgattattaaatatcataaataatttattgcgcTTATTTATATGtccaagtataaatatatatttgcatgagATATTagattttctaataatagtCGAGAGTATTCTCGCGTCTTGGATATCATTTGAGATATCTTTCTTGCCAATTTTCAGAAAGTCTAGAAGGCGCAACGCCGCTAGTAAGAAATattacagaattttttaaatgtagatattttaacaaaacaaaatttttaaatatgtgtatataaaggatattttacataaaggATATGTTACAAGGTATTTTTTCTGAAACTTgacattatacaaaaaatatatcagattttatcaagattttgagagaaaaaacatgattatcttaaattttaattaaaatcatttttttaaagtccTGGAAAGATCaacttagattttttttaaagttggGGGAATCaatctaatttttctatataaatctatttctcGCAATATTCTGCGTAAAAAGTTCTTTAGGGATAAAATAGctaaaaattgattgatttactacaaattttatgcatcatattttatagtactacatattatatagtttatataaaattatgaagttaaagtgtaaaatattttgtaaattagtCAATTTTTGACCATCTACTTTTATAACTTTACGAGGAAAAATATTGCgagaaatcaatttatataaaaaaaattagaaaagtaaGTCCATTTGAAAGAACTAGACTACTAATCGTTCcatattcttgaaaaataatgattaaaattatcaacttttttgctcttaaaaataaatataaaatatttgatatatatttaataatgtaaattttcttgaaatattttatgtataatcaagTTTCGAAGAAAACACCTTGTAACATTTCATGTGCAATATGctgtgtacatataaatatacatatatacatatatatttataaatatactgttTTGAATGTGACACTTGcattatactaataatttataaacgtaTTCCAAGTACTCGAAGCATTCCAAGTGTTTAAGATTTCcagatatttttgaatttcctCGGGAAGGAATTTTATTACTCTTTATGCTCTTaccgtttatttattaattttatattattattttcaaacgcAAGTGAacgaataatcttttattgttaaaatttatagaagtatatttattatacatttgtttgcaaaataaattacaggTTGCGAGAGTAATGACAAAGAAGAACATTTAGAAGAATTGGTGAATCGGCTGGAAAACGTAACAAAACGACTCGAAAAAATACACAGTGCAGTCCAAACTCAAGATACTGCTGTACAAACAAATATACCTTCTCCGAAGAAATTTACGCCTGCTGCAAGTTCTAATTTTGAGACATTGAAACAAAATTCTTCAACATTGTTGACTCTTGATTTGAAGCcagagataattttaaatcaaactaTAAACATGTCCATAGCGGGATATGAAGATGTTTTGAATGGGCCAGTCAAGGAATACTTAGAATTAAGTCAAAAAATTGGTGGTGATGTAGCTGCTCATAGCAAACTTGTGGAGAAAGCTTTTCAGTaagtattttcaatattttcttattgaagtatcatataataaaacgtataaGCAaacgtacatataaatatattataaaaatcttaagaatcaaataaattattaaatatattttaattaattttaggatTCAACTTCAATTCGTGCAAACAGCGGCGAACCGTTCTGCACCGGCAAATCAATCCGAACAAATATCTCTGCTTGCGCCTATGTCTGTGCAAATCCAGCAGATCCAAGAATTTCGCGAGAAAAATCGTGGATCTCCGTTCTTTAATCACTTATCGGCCATTAGTGAAAGTATTCCGGCTTTAGGATGGGTTGCCATATCTCCTACGCCAGCTCCATATATAAAGGAAATGAATGACGCTGGTCAATTTTATACCAATCGTGTATTGAAAGATTGGaaggaaaagtaaaatttttctacagttatttttttgtttcagaattttaaaaattaaaagtaaaatggtataattctttttatttatagagatAAAATACACATAGACTGGTGTAAACGGTGGATACAAACTTTGACCGATCTACAACAATACGTTCGTCAACATCACACAACGGGTCTAGTATGGGGAAAAACTAGTGCTCCTGCGGGCATACCACCTCCTCCGCCTCCTTCGATGCCACTCGAAGATATCTCGTCGGTGGTGAATGATGATAGAAGTGCCCTCTTTGCTCAAATTAATCAAGGAGAAAATATCacgaaaagtaaatatttctttttttgtatgtcatattttttatacatttgtttttattttcttacaattttatttttataccatAGGTTTGAAAAAAGTTACCTCAGATATGCAAACGCATAAAAATCCTGCTTTGAGATCTGGACCTGCCCCATTTAAAGCACCAGTGGTTACTAATGTGACACAAATAAAAAGTGTGTTACCTGCTAATGTACCTATTGATAAACCACCAGTATTTACTCGAGATGGTAAAAAATGGCTTGTGGTAGGTAATTAATGTTTCATAATaaacaagtaaataaatatatctatttatttacttgtgcatataaatttatgtactaTTATATGTCAGATTTCATAACATAAGGGCGTAATGTCCACAATTAACTTTACAGAAATGAGCGATAAAATTCGCATTTGATACATAAGAAtacatttagatatttattgtctatatttattatctctacatttatttctcataattattagattaattaaaatgtagcTTTGTTGTAAGATGCAAAATGTATAAGAGATTTCATAtaccttaatatttttatttatttattttttttatttattaggaaTATGTCTCTCTATTGTGAAAcccttatatataaaataaaaacttttcttttataggAGTATCAGAAGGGAGAAAACTTAGTAGTCGATAATGTGGAAATGAATAATGTGATTTATATGTTTCGATGTCAAGATAGTACACTTACTATTAAAGGCAAAGTAAATTCCATCGTTATGGATTCTTGTCGTAAATCATCCGTTGTATTTGATTCTCTTGTATCCAGTATCGAATTTGTTAATTGTCAAAGCGTACAAATGCAGGTATGTATggatgcaatatttttattagtgtaTGTCGTGCTATATTATTATGGTTTtaaacaaagatataaaaaacatcaattatgcttaaaaaataatactgtcAAGTGTTGATATAAGAAGAAAGTTTTCTTTTGTCATatgataaattgtttttttgacgttgctcttaattttttacaatatatttgcatataatttagtataaatttagtataaagTAGTtgtaaaagtgtaaaaattatttagaaaatatattcttcttataaaagagaattcaataaataaaaatcttaaaaatatttagatagataaatattgtatatgtctaattatatattaatcggAGATTGATGTGTATGTATCTGTAATGGAAGATcttggtaatttttttttctgtgcttTCAATAATtcataagttatttttatgcattacTTGTTATAAAGTAAAcacatactttaaattaaactcaaataatttttccacaGATTATCATTTggtataatagatatataatggcTGTCCCTTtagaaactatattttatacatatttatttttatatttgatttattatcatgtatagatattttatctgaATATTTGTTTCAGTTGCTaagaatttctatattttgtttattagaGATTGAATCTCTGAATCTTTCTTTGCTATTATCATctcattaacattattatctcGGTATATCATTACATTTCTCCAATTTCTtaacaaatttgtttttctctgtatttaatttattatacagcttttacatacaaatatttatttatcaaaacatTGCACAATCTTTTTGTcttttgtgaaatttatacGAGTCTTTTCCTTGTAGCATAGTTAATGAACTTTTTATATGCACTtgtgtttcattttttttaagttctaAACGATTTTTTAAACTCAATATGcaagatgtaatatatatgctttgtgatatgatatatttagtTTGAGTTGTAGGTTGTaacttattttctttatttattttcattattgtatAAGTTTGTATAAGATTGATGCAATTTTCTCCTGTTGTCTTTCAAAGGATcataatgcataaaaaatgaatgtgatctttttaaatataaattaggatatttaaatctttactttTACTTGTTATTAAGAATAACACTTTTAATTTGGGAATctgcaataaatattctattaaatgaTTCTGTTGGAAGCgataaatgtgtgtgtatgtgtatatgagATGATCTGtagatattttatcattttattttaaaattatttaatgatatctcGTGTGTCTATAATCTTTTGTCTGCATTAGTTGTTTTTTGCATCAAAAAATCATGTCCTGATTTATCTAAGATGATATTTCAACAAGTTTTgctaaattacaatattcgaaatttaaaaaaatatttttttaccaagttactatacatttttgtatccgaatattttatttatagagatttgtttcttttaataatgttttgttttcttttgtaCATTTCGACTTAgtatgtgtgtttgtgtgtttTACATTTGATAGAGacttaaaagatatattatatactattttgatattacTATTTCTTTGTTGGTGCAGCAAGAATTGGTACAGAAAATCGAACTGCAGTTAGTTTTTGCCACACATTTATCGTGTCCCATTTCAATAATCTTTGTATTAGTTTTTGCAACATCAAGCggaacatataatattactgaAGATTTACTTTTAGCATTGTGTCTGTTTGTTTTTCACGAAAATTTGCACTTAAATCAACTactcttcttttatttattttgtcattGTTTATATCTGTCGTAATATAGGGTGTGTCCAAATCCAAATTGTGTGTAGATTTTGAAcgatttttatagtaatattttaaagttactGGACGATATAAAtcagtttctttcttttttaattctactgTTGCTGACTGCTgagtattatttttgttaaagaacTTCATAGGCGCAAACATTCCTCGATTTTTTCTTAGACATATGTCTGAATagcattttaagatattatctTTGATAGAAATTTGCTGTTTACAATTCGGTCCTGTATTTAGTAAAAGATtagatgaattatttaaagaattaacaCCTTGATCAGCGCTATTGCAGTTAGACGTTGAGGTCAATCTATCGTGCAATATTATATGACTTGTTTCATTTAAACATGGTAAAATATCACGTTTATCTTGATACCGAAGCACTTTGCGCACTTTGGAGATTGCtctattttgattttgaagAAAAGCATCTATGTAAtctctgatattttttatatgctcTAATATAAGATCTTCGAATTTTAACATTGTCGATGAATGTTCATCGGCGCTTTCTCTGATATTTTCTCGCGAATTTACACGAGTCTGAATATTTCCCAAGACAGTTTTTGTTTGCACTAATTTCTCATTCGTATCGATTTCACTCTGATGTTCCATACTGACTGGTATCACGATCGAAATAACTTTTTCATAAACCGGGGCTTTCAAGGAACCATTACtttcaactttattattattagaaattgtcAAATTGGTAATGCTAAAATATCGCGAGGGTGTTtcggaaatataattttgattttctacGTTTCTTTTGCTCTCGTTTTGATACgtaaatgtatttacattttgcaaatattcaGGAATTAAGTCGCGTCGTTGTTTCATTTCTAAACAAATATAACATTGATTAATTTCACTATGAGAATCGCTGGTAATTGGTTGTTCCATTTTGATGTCTACTATTATTGAaggaaaattattgttatttaattccGATAGAAGTTCATCTCTGacattattctcttttatatcatCTATAGGGCACTCTTTTCTCGATTGCGCACGTGTTAATAAAGCTTTCTTAAAATGTAAAGCTTCTTGAAGCAATAATGCTGTAGATTTCTCTTCTCTGTCGCTATCGTTTGATATTTTACTTTGACCGCTATTTTGAGATGTGATTACATTTTCTCGGTATTGTTCCCAGTTAAATATATCGCtacattttttagtaaaatttttaatcgaagATGCTTTGTTTTGGATTTGATTACTTTGATCTTCGAAAGATTCGGGTGCAATTTTTCCCGATACTATCTCGGGTATCTTTTTTCtaagattaaataaagttGTTTTCGTCATATCTTCAGTTTGCAATGTGACATTATTGGAACATTGATCGAACGCTTTAGATCTATTCGTTGAATATTCGACTGAGGAAGATGATGAATTTTCTTCTGAGCGATCAAATTCGAAATATTCGCAACTACTATTTGCAATCGAGCATTGTATTCGTCGCAAATTTCCCTTTGAATTTTCGTCATTGCAATTtgtatcgattttattttcattacttttCTCAATACCTGTAAACTCATTGATTTCATTGATCTTATCTGTTGACTCCTGCCTTTCCGAAGCTCGGCTTATATCTTGATACGTTCGTAATACGTTATGTAAACTGCGAAGTCTCTTTTTAACTTCGTTCAGAGTTTTCTGGGAAGATTGTACATTATTTTGCGTTGCCTGACTTATtggaaaaattgaaacaacGTCCTTTGGTAATGCATCATTATTCGTTACACCTACAGCGCCAGTAGATACATTTACGTTACTTTGATGACGTATTTCTTTATTAGCATTTTGTATCGTTTtatccttttccttttccttttcttttttcatacattccatcttatttactttttcttctttcattgTTATATAAGCATCATGAGATGTCttcatttcttttctcatAAATAAAGCTACCTAGAAtatgtaagtaaaaatataaaattatcagattatataattatttatcacctGATTCAAGTATGAGTAtagtgattaatataataacctGTTTCGTTGAATCAGCAGCTTTCGAAGAAGTTTTACTCATTTCTGACGAAATTTCCGATTTATTCAACGaatgtaaacatttattattatattccaagTCTTTAAGAAACGATTTACATCTATAGATAGTATCTGTGATGTTTTggcataaattatatgtttcatttGTCGGATATGTTGAATATTTGCCATTCTGAGTTAAGAGCGTTCTTGAAAATTGATGATTAATTTCGCTCGagttcaaagataaaaattttacattttgccaTTGCAATATGGAATCTTCACTTTTAGAAACATCACTTTCTctatgtcaaaaaaattaatcagttTTACTAACAGGTTTAcaataagaataaagaaaacgcACTCGAATAAGGATCATAAGGGAATATATTACGTGTTGCTCTTTACGTGACTAATTGtaggataaaatattattgcatatacatTAACGAAGTCTATTTACTATTTCAtaagtaatttattagaaattaattaattattatttttaacttcttTGTGTACTTTTGAGACACATGCTTTTTCCGATCATCCGACTTGAATAATGTCATTCTATTTTTCCGCAATTTTTTcggatttaaattatagatttgaTATGGTAATGGCCATGTTccatattgcattttatacgTTAAGACATTGACCTTCAATTCTAAATCATGAATTTTATGTCCAACTTTATTTAGTATTTGTTTAttcaacataatattttcCGTATGTATCGTTTTGTAATACTTTATACGAATGAGTATTATGGAAGCGACAGCTATCACAAGAACCTTTAAATATTAGAGAGACATGAAGTATACAATTCAAAGTTATTCTACAATCTTAAACATATTGATATATCGGAGAAAgcctaaattttcaaataaaaaaattcagatacaaaaatttatttgtttaaaaaaattatatgttaaaatttaaaatgttaattatgtgCTAATAATGTATAGAATGATTATGTTCCTTTTTTTACCcatataatttcttcttttgtcAAATAATCAACGACATCAGACACTACTTCGCACCATAAATAATTTGCCACCGCGATTACACATTCCTTCCACCTTCTTTCGCATGTGACCGCTACAGTTTCGAAATTTCCACCTAAAGGTTTCCATTCGTTGAATTCTTTGGAAAGTAGATTTCTTCAGTACAGATCATTGTTTTCATCTAATCTAAggtaatgtaatgtaaaagatataaaagtgATCTCTCACCAACTTTCCACGGCATTTTTATAAACGGTTTTTGTTCGagtaatatagataaattgtttgtaaaattCGAGGAACTGTCAAATCTTCCATTACTGATATGTTCAACATGATATTCAACCGAAGAAGTTAGCGTGCACTAGCAATTGTTATTCAAAAGTAGTCTGAATATATTGCTAGcttctttgaaatattgaaaatattgtgccagtatatatatatatatatatatatatatatataattctaatttttaacaattgaaTCTTTTTTGTACTTACAGGTTCTTGGGAAAGTACCTACAATTTCTATTGACAAGACGGACGGTTGTCAAATGTATTTAAGTACTGAATCTTTGAATGTTGAACTCATTACTAGTAAATCTAGTGAAATGAATGTTATGATACCCAAAGCAAATGGAGATTATGTAAGTTTTCTTTCAATCAATTTGGAGATGTGTGGTCGCAAttgttgcaattatataaatatattatattacagagtGAATACCCGGTACCAGAACAATTTAAGACTACTATTAACCAGAATGGTCTTAATACTACAGCTATCGATTCACTTGGTTGAAAGCATAAGAGATTTGTTTAAATCTATAGCCTatcttcttaataatataactcaTTAAAGGTATGATTATATCAAAgagatattatcaatttattaatattattattatttattgtcttttttgtgaagttaaaaaaaaagatccaATACTGCACATCTTATTTATGTGTAACACGTTGACTTCgtgttaatatacatatgatcaGGTTTCAAATGGACATGTAatgaattgtataattattactaaaagaTACATTTGGTAATAAGcggtaaacttatttattaaaattatttaagggactttattacaaaaatataaactaatatcAAATTACAAAGTCAACGTGAATTATATCGATTCAGATTAGACATGTTGAATTAGATTTGATAGTCAAAATACCTGTATAAAACTCCTATTGCCTCACTACAACAATACTGAAATCTGATAtctgaagtaaaaaaaagattttgattttttattaaataccaaaaaaatcataaataaataaataaattagttttttttatatgtccaCCACTTGCAttcaatatgtattaaaaaaatattgtgaaaaattcCTCTTTTATCCtgcatatatgcaaaaatatatatgtaattattatacattctaCATTTTCAATGGAAATGAAGTTTTTACAATTGATCAAGATATGGCTATCAACGAATcctgaaaaaattctttagtttattttatcaataatgcaTACTATCAAATGCGAGTGATAATGCACGACAAAACTTAGTTTGAAGTttaacacaataaaaaaattttatataaatttataattctttcacttttaatgtaataatttatattatgcagtAAAGGATCagtaatcttattaattagaatGTATTATTAGAGATTATTACAGGATTTTTTATGAGCAACTATTCACACAGAAAgatggtatatatatagagagagggtgagagtgagagtgagagtgatgatgatgatgatgatggtgatggtgatggtgatggtgatggtgttatacatattattgattaaaaactttatttttaaatagcttttttatacatttacatcatttttttttatgatgcaAGAAGTTTTGCTCAAACCTGTTGCTGCACACAGTATTTACTGAATactaaattgaataaatattgtacatggACAGTTAACAGGAGAAACAAATTACTAGGCCTCTGAGCATTACTTATGAATGGTATTGAATGTCATCGTAAATAGTTCGATATGCTTTGCCTCTGATAAACTTTTGCTCTATGTGTATATCATGTTTTTTGGTACTATACAGTATTTATTAATGGAAtactacttatatatatatatatatatatatatatatatatataatattgaaaacttGAGTAGAAATCTAACAGCGTGATATCTAATAAAAGAGTACACTagtactaaatattaatactagtAGTACTAGTATTAATAGTATTACTACTTAGGTAAACTTAAGTAATGTTAActtacttaaataaaatattaaataataagaacgtTTGTAACAAATAACAGCGATATTATAagcaaatttttcatttgtctgTATCGcacaattgtaataaatacatacttATTTCATGTAGACTTTTTAACTTAACGACAGTACACATCTTATATATACAGCCAAAGTTTCTTATTCGTGGATTTACTATTTGCACTATTTCCGATAATCGcggaaaatttataatcactCTTTTTATTCGCGACcagaaaatttcatatttacgttcaaaattttaattctattatttttataaattcttcatCAAAATTGATTCTTAATGGGAAAAaagcttgatttaaaaaaaaaagtcctaTTATTCGcagttttttatattcccGGAACCTATCCTTCGTGAATAATAAGCTTTGACTGTATGTAGAATGAGTACAAAGAGTAGAACCGATAAAATATCTCAAGAACAagacatttagaaaaaaatgtttcataccAAAGTTATAAGACTTAACAAGATgcattaaatgaattttaactATAAATGACATTGTCAGGGCTAGGTCATTATCTAGATAAACGAAATAAATCATCtttataacaataagataaaacTTTGTCTTATCTTTAGCTAGAGAATTTCAAAGTAATCTACACGAAACACTGCTATTACACATACGTATGAAcacatacaaacacacacGCGTGCactagaaaaaattttacagtacaaattatataaaaaatacattttacattttaattatataaaaaatacatttgtaaagTTGGAATATAACGACGT is part of the Anoplolepis gracilipes chromosome 2, ASM4749672v1, whole genome shotgun sequence genome and harbors:
- the LOC140676596 gene encoding uncharacterized protein; the protein is MPNLLSKEFNEWKPLGGNFETVAVTCERRWKECVIAVANYLWCEVVSDVVDYLTKEEIIWVLVIAVASIILIRIKYYKTIHTENIMLNKQILNKVGHKIHDLELKVNVLTYKMQYGTWPLPYQIYNLNPKKLRKNRMTLFKSDDRKKHVSQKYTKKLKIIINHRESDVSKSEDSILQWQNVKFLSLNSSEINHQFSRTLLTQNGKYSTYPTNETYNLCQNITDTIYRCKSFLKDLEYNNKCLHSLNKSEISSEMSKTSSKAADSTKQVALFMRKEMKTSHDAYITMKEEKVNKMECMIQNANKEIRHQSNVNVSTGAVGVTNNDALPKDVVSIFPISQATQNNVQSSQKTLNEVKKRLRSLHNVLRTYQDISRASERQESTDKINEINEFTGIEKSNENKIDTNCNDENSKGNLRRIQCSIANSSCEYFEFDRSEENSSSSSVEYSTNRSKAFDQCSNNVTLQTEDMTKTTLFNLRKKIPEIVSGKIAPESFEDQSNQIQNKASSIKNFTKKCSDIFNWEQYRENVITSQNSGQSKISNDSDREEKSTALLLQEALHFKKALLTRAQSRKECPIDDIKENNVRDELLSELNNNNFPSIIVDIKMEQPITSDSHSEINQCYICLEMKQRRDLIPEYLQNVNTFTYQNESKRNVENQNYISETPSRYFSITNLTISNNNKVESNGSLKAPVYEKVISIVIPVSMEHQSEIDTNEKLVQTKTVLGNIQTRVNSRENIRESADEHSSTMLKFEDLILEHIKNIRDYIDAFLQNQNRAISKVRKVLRYQDKRDILPCLNETSHIILHDRLTSTSNCNSADQGVNSLNNSSNLLLNTGPNCKQQISIKDNILKCYSDICLRKNRGMFAPMKFFNKNNTQQSATVELKKKETDLYRPVTLKYYYKNRSKSTHNLDLDTPYITTDINNDKINKRRVVDLSANFREKQTDTMLKVNLQ